From the genome of Amycolatopsis sp. NBC_01488, one region includes:
- a CDS encoding DUF402 domain-containing protein codes for MSDRRWRPGETVIERFHRPDGSIGQVHPLRVLEDDGRVLLAWIPAGTAIVGSRLADGRHLADAPLDQRFRIPRVPVADFWHRTSTLRRIADDEWSSVWWFFDATGQFTNWYVNLEVPLGRTPAGVDRIDGVLDVVVERDGTWRWDDEDEAEVAIDAGRLTRAQLDRLRAEGERIGALAERGTYPFDGTDTDFRPDPGWPAPELPAGLLAELSPRSGGGSARAPR; via the coding sequence GTGAGTGATCGACGCTGGCGGCCGGGGGAGACCGTGATCGAACGGTTCCACCGCCCGGACGGCTCGATCGGCCAGGTCCACCCGCTGCGCGTCCTCGAAGACGACGGCCGCGTCCTGCTCGCCTGGATCCCGGCGGGCACCGCCATCGTCGGCAGCAGGCTGGCGGACGGCAGGCACCTGGCGGACGCGCCCCTGGACCAGCGGTTCCGCATCCCGCGCGTGCCCGTCGCGGACTTCTGGCACCGCACGTCCACGCTGCGGCGCATCGCCGACGACGAATGGTCGTCGGTGTGGTGGTTCTTCGACGCCACCGGGCAGTTCACGAACTGGTACGTCAACCTCGAGGTCCCGCTCGGCCGGACCCCGGCCGGGGTGGACCGCATCGACGGCGTGCTCGACGTCGTCGTCGAGCGGGACGGCACCTGGCGCTGGGACGACGAGGACGAGGCCGAGGTCGCGATCGACGCCGGCCGCCTGACGCGCGCGCAGCTCGACCGGCTGCGCGCGGAGGGCGAGCGGATCGGCGCGCTGGCCGAGCGCGGCACCTACCCGTTCGACGGGACGGACACCGACTTCCGCCCGGATCCGGGCTGGCCGGCCCCCGAGCTGCCCGCGGGGCTGCTGGCGGAACTCAGCCCGCGGTCAGGAGGAGGATCAGCGCGAGCACCGCGTTGA